In a single window of the Eleginops maclovinus isolate JMC-PN-2008 ecotype Puerto Natales chromosome 6, JC_Emac_rtc_rv5, whole genome shotgun sequence genome:
- the rgs20 gene encoding regulator of G-protein signaling 20 isoform X3 — MGSERMEMRKRQMSVQQESAAGETAPAEQGQQGQQGQPGQANPRGSNACCFCWCCCCSCSWNEDRDERNRKTSYDVKEGTADCEDCPMPTLEEVRSWGQSFDKLMCCPAGRNSFRQFLRTEFSEENMLFWLACEEFSKDANKTPVEERAQAIYDDYISILSPKEVSLDSRVRETINRNIQEPNLQTFEDAQLQIYTLMQRDSYPRYMNSPTYKNLLNTLSEQSPES; from the exons ATGGGATCAGAGCGGATGGAGATGCGAAAGAGGCAGATGTCGGTGCAGCAGGAGTCGGCAGCGGGGGAAACTGCACCAGCCGAGCAGGGCCAGCAGGGCCAGCAAGGCCAGCCGGGCCAGGCTAACCCACGGGGATCAAATGCATGTTGCttctgctggtgctgctgctgtagctgcTCCTG GAATGAAGACCGTGATGAAAGGAACCGAAAGACTTCTTATGACGTCAAGGAGGGGACCGCAGACTGTGAAGACTG CCCGATGCCCACGCTGGAGGAAGTGCGCTCGTGGGGGCAGTCCTTTGACAAGCTAATGTGTTGCCCAGCGGGGAGGAACTCCTTCCGACAGTTTCTTCGCACCGAGTTCAGTGAGGAGAACATGCTCTTCTGGTTAGCCTGTGAGGAGTTCAGCAAAGATGCCAATAAGACTCCAGTAGAGGAAAGAGCTCAGGCCATCTATGATGACTACATCTCCATTCTTTCGCCTAAAGAG GTGAGCCTTGACTCCCGTGTGCGTGAAACGATCAACAGGAACATACAGGAACCCAACTTGCAAACGTTTGAAGATGCCCAGTTGCAGATCTACACCCTAATGCAAAGAGACTCGTATCCTCGCTACATGAACTCCCCAACCTACAAAAACCTGCTCAACACTCTGTCAGAGCAGTCCCCCGAATCTTAG
- the tcea1 gene encoding transcription elongation factor A protein 1 — MGKREEEDIIRIAKKMDKMAQKKNGAGALDLLKELRSIPMTLELLQSTRIGMSVNAIRKQSTDDEVTSLAKSLIKSWKKLLDEPGGGDKMSDEKRKEQTTSSSPSQGSPEAKEESSSSSNSSSKSEPADVSSNSLIPTFPRAASTSDSIRLKCREMLTQALQTGDDHIAIGADCDELGAQIEEIIFQEFKNTDMKYKNRVRSRISNLKDVKNPNLRRTVLCGSVSPERMARMTAEEMASDELREMRKNLTKEAVRDHQMATTGGTQSDMFTCGKCKGKCCTYTQVQTRSADEPMTTFVFCNDCGNRWKFC; from the exons ATGGGtaaaagggaggaagaggatatCATCAGAATTGCGAAAAAGATGGATAAAATGGCGCAGAAGAAAAACGGG GCTGGGGCTTTGGACTTATTGAAGGAGCTGCGTAGTATCCCCATGACTCTCGAGCTGCTTCAG TCTACCAGAATCGGGATGTCCGTTAACGCCATCCGCAAGCAGAGCACAGACGACGAGGTGACATCTCTAGCCAAGTCCTTGATCAAGTCATGGAAGAAGCTTTTAG ATGAGCCTGGTGGTGGAGATAAAATGTCagatgaaaagaggaaagaacAAACAAcatcttcttctccctctcagGGAAGTCCAGAGGCAAAAGAAGAAAG cagctccagcagtAACTCCAGCAGCAAGAGTGAGCCTGCTGACGTTTCATCCAACTCATTGATCCCCACTTTTCCTCGTGCCGCAAGCACCTCTGACTCTATCAGGCTCAAGTGTCGAGAGATGCTGACCCAAGCACTGCAGACCGGAG atgATCATATTGCTATTGGTGCTGATTGTGATGAACTTGGAGCGCAGATCGAAGAAA TTATCTTTCAAGAGTTTAAGAACACAgacatgaaatacaaaaaccGTGTGCGGAGCCGAATCTCGAACCTAAAGGATGTGAAGAACCCAAATTTAAGGAGGACAGTGCTCTGCGGGAGTGTATCCCCTGAGCGGATGGCTAGGATGACCGCAGAG GAAATGGCCAGTGATGAGCTGAGGGAAATGAGAAAGAATTTGACCAAAGAGGCTGTCAGGGACCACCAGATGGCCACCACAGGAGGCACTCAGTCAGATATGTTCACCTGCGGCAAGTGCAAGGGGAAGTGCTGCACCTACACACAG GTTCAAACTCGCAGTGCTGATGAACCTATGACCACGTTTGTCTTCTGCAATGATTGCGGGAATAGATGGAAG ttCTGCTGA
- the rgs20 gene encoding regulator of G-protein signaling 20 isoform X2, which translates to MVSADKIVQEPLRPSVVQMSATPMGSERMEMRKRQMSVQQESAAGETAPAEQGQQGQQGQPGQANPRGSNACCFCWCCCCSCSWNEDRDERNRKTSYDVKEGTADCEDCPMPTLEEVRSWGQSFDKLMCCPAGRNSFRQFLRTEFSEENMLFWLACEEFSKDANKTPVEERAQAIYDDYISILSPKEVSLDSRVRETINRNIQEPNLQTFEDAQLQIYTLMQRDSYPRYMNSPTYKNLLNTLSEQSPES; encoded by the exons ATGGTTTCTGCAGATAAAATCGTTCAGGAACCATTACGTCCCAGTGTCGTACAAATGTCTGCTACG CCCATGGGATCAGAGCGGATGGAGATGCGAAAGAGGCAGATGTCGGTGCAGCAGGAGTCGGCAGCGGGGGAAACTGCACCAGCCGAGCAGGGCCAGCAGGGCCAGCAAGGCCAGCCGGGCCAGGCTAACCCACGGGGATCAAATGCATGTTGCttctgctggtgctgctgctgtagctgcTCCTG GAATGAAGACCGTGATGAAAGGAACCGAAAGACTTCTTATGACGTCAAGGAGGGGACCGCAGACTGTGAAGACTG CCCGATGCCCACGCTGGAGGAAGTGCGCTCGTGGGGGCAGTCCTTTGACAAGCTAATGTGTTGCCCAGCGGGGAGGAACTCCTTCCGACAGTTTCTTCGCACCGAGTTCAGTGAGGAGAACATGCTCTTCTGGTTAGCCTGTGAGGAGTTCAGCAAAGATGCCAATAAGACTCCAGTAGAGGAAAGAGCTCAGGCCATCTATGATGACTACATCTCCATTCTTTCGCCTAAAGAG GTGAGCCTTGACTCCCGTGTGCGTGAAACGATCAACAGGAACATACAGGAACCCAACTTGCAAACGTTTGAAGATGCCCAGTTGCAGATCTACACCCTAATGCAAAGAGACTCGTATCCTCGCTACATGAACTCCCCAACCTACAAAAACCTGCTCAACACTCTGTCAGAGCAGTCCCCCGAATCTTAG
- the rgs20 gene encoding regulator of G-protein signaling 20 isoform X1 — MPCARALRQWEIRPTSALRGIRRSRALMWLRIQGLVRSLRHGGRYPVNYNDPAAEEQEMVCLEPMGSERMEMRKRQMSVQQESAAGETAPAEQGQQGQQGQPGQANPRGSNACCFCWCCCCSCSWNEDRDERNRKTSYDVKEGTADCEDCPMPTLEEVRSWGQSFDKLMCCPAGRNSFRQFLRTEFSEENMLFWLACEEFSKDANKTPVEERAQAIYDDYISILSPKEVSLDSRVRETINRNIQEPNLQTFEDAQLQIYTLMQRDSYPRYMNSPTYKNLLNTLSEQSPES; from the exons ATGCCATGTGCTAGGGCGTTGAGGCAGTGGGAGATCAGACCCACGTCTGCTCTGCGGGGGATCAGGCGCTCCAGGGCCCTCATGTGGCTCCGGATACAGGGACTGGTCCGGTCCCTCCGGCATGGTGGGAGATACCCAGTGAACTACAATGACCCGGCAGCAGAGGAACAGGAGATGGTTTGCCTTGAG CCCATGGGATCAGAGCGGATGGAGATGCGAAAGAGGCAGATGTCGGTGCAGCAGGAGTCGGCAGCGGGGGAAACTGCACCAGCCGAGCAGGGCCAGCAGGGCCAGCAAGGCCAGCCGGGCCAGGCTAACCCACGGGGATCAAATGCATGTTGCttctgctggtgctgctgctgtagctgcTCCTG GAATGAAGACCGTGATGAAAGGAACCGAAAGACTTCTTATGACGTCAAGGAGGGGACCGCAGACTGTGAAGACTG CCCGATGCCCACGCTGGAGGAAGTGCGCTCGTGGGGGCAGTCCTTTGACAAGCTAATGTGTTGCCCAGCGGGGAGGAACTCCTTCCGACAGTTTCTTCGCACCGAGTTCAGTGAGGAGAACATGCTCTTCTGGTTAGCCTGTGAGGAGTTCAGCAAAGATGCCAATAAGACTCCAGTAGAGGAAAGAGCTCAGGCCATCTATGATGACTACATCTCCATTCTTTCGCCTAAAGAG GTGAGCCTTGACTCCCGTGTGCGTGAAACGATCAACAGGAACATACAGGAACCCAACTTGCAAACGTTTGAAGATGCCCAGTTGCAGATCTACACCCTAATGCAAAGAGACTCGTATCCTCGCTACATGAACTCCCCAACCTACAAAAACCTGCTCAACACTCTGTCAGAGCAGTCCCCCGAATCTTAG